Below is a window of Betaproteobacteria bacterium DNA.
TCATGCTCATGCGCTCCGGCGGCGCAAGCTGCATGGTCGAGACGGGCTATCTCTATCCGGCCCCCAATTCGGTCTACGACATGCACTACAGCATCCGCACCGAGAAGCACTACTTCGCGGCGCGGGACAATTCGACGCTGGAGATCGTCACCGACGACCGCCAGCGCAGCACGCGCGCGATGAAGCTCACGAACGTATTCTTCTATCCGGAGTTCGTGCGCGATACGTTGCGACGTGTACGCGACGGCCTCCCGCCCATTGCCGATCTTTCGGACAACGCCGCCGCCGTGACGCTGATCGAGGCGGCCTACGCAATGTCTCCGCTTCGAAGCTGACGCGGGCTCACGCTCGCGCCGGGGACTACGGCGCCGCCCGCATTGCCATTCCCGCTCGTCGCTGCCCATAATCCGCCTGCTTGGCAGGAGGGTCGGGATGAACGTTCGAGAGTCGAAGCTCCGTGGACCTGCGCTGCGCTTGCGCGCGGTCGTGTGCGCCGCGGTCGCACTTGCAGGCGGCATATTCGCATGGCCGGCGCTCGGTCAGAGCTATCCCGTCAGGCCGGTGCGCCTCATCATCCCCTTCCCGCCCGGCGGCGCGACCGATGCGGTCGGGCGCACCTTCGCCGCCAAGTTCACCGAAGCGTGGGGCCAGCAGGTGATCGTCGACAATCGCCCCGGCGCCAACACGATCGTCGCCGCCGAGCTCACGGCCAGGGCCGCGCCGGACGGCTATACCTTGTTCCTCACCACCGCGGCGACCCAGGTCAACAACGTGCTGCTCTACCGCAAGCTGCCGTACGACGCGCGCAAGAGCTTTCAGCTGATCAGCATGACGACGGTTCTTCCGTATGCGTTCGCCGCCCATCCGTCGCTGCCGGCGAATTCGATCAGGGAGCTGGTCGCGCTGGCGAAGGCACGCCCGGGTCAGCTGAGCTACGGCTCTTCCGGCATCGGCTCCAGCGGACATCTCGCCGGGGTGCTGTTCGACACGATGACCGGAACGAAAATGGTGCACGTGCCGTACAAGGGCGCCGCGGCGGCGATCATCGATCTCATCGGCGGCCAGATTCCGCTGTATCTGCCAACCATGACCTCCATTGCGCCGCATATGCGCAGCCGCAAGGTCAAGGTGCTCGGCATCGCCACGGCCAAACGCCATCCGAGCTGGCCCGACATCGGGACCGTCGCCGAAGCCGGCTATCCCGGCTACGAGATGAACACCTGGTACGGCCTTGTCGCGCCGGCCGGCATCCCGCGCGCCATCGTCGATCGCGTGCACGCCGAGACGGTACGCGTCGCGAAGCTTCCCGATGTCATCGAGCGCATGAAGACGCTCGGGGCCGACCTGCATACCAACACCCCGGTACAGTTCGCCGCCTACATCGAGCGCGATTTCCGGCGCGTGGGCAAGGCGGTCGAGGCCGCGGGGCTACGGCTGGATTGAGCGGCAACCGGGGCCAGACCACGGTTTGCGAACGCAATGACGCGATCTGACCCCAATTATCGGAAAGGCGGTACG
It encodes the following:
- a CDS encoding tripartite tricarboxylate transporter substrate binding protein; translated protein: MNVRESKLRGPALRLRAVVCAAVALAGGIFAWPALGQSYPVRPVRLIIPFPPGGATDAVGRTFAAKFTEAWGQQVIVDNRPGANTIVAAELTARAAPDGYTLFLTTAATQVNNVLLYRKLPYDARKSFQLISMTTVLPYAFAAHPSLPANSIRELVALAKARPGQLSYGSSGIGSSGHLAGVLFDTMTGTKMVHVPYKGAAAAIIDLIGGQIPLYLPTMTSIAPHMRSRKVKVLGIATAKRHPSWPDIGTVAEAGYPGYEMNTWYGLVAPAGIPRAIVDRVHAETVRVAKLPDVIERMKTLGADLHTNTPVQFAAYIERDFRRVGKAVEAAGLRLD